The window ATTCTCAATTTCAAGGCTTGTTTGGACATCCGAGTGTCATCATTGCAACAGCGCTCATATTTTCTAAACAAGCACAGAAGGTTACCAAAGagatactctctctgtcccaaaatagcTCTAGGATTGAATTTAGTTTGGAACAGACGAGTACACCATAAAACAAGTTTTCGATGCCAGTATGCTCCATCAGTCCATCATCGAACTTCCATCCCTCAAGAGTTCCCAGAATAAACATTAGCAATTTAAGATCACATAAAAGCCAAATGGCTTCAAAATGTAGACTAAACTACGATGGGTAAAGAAAACTGGGCTCTTCTGACATTTTGCCTAATCTTGTGCATAAACTACATAACATTGCTTAATCTCGTACATTAATTACATAAAAGAAAATCAACAGCAAGCAAATCATAAACCATACTTCTTCCCCCAATTAACATTAAGTACATACCAGAATCATGGCTGtgttctccccccccccccctccaacccattttcccaacccacctctctcattttccgcgcacgattttcaaactgctaaatagtgTGATTTATGCAAAAGCTTTCTATATGAATGctgttttagaaaatcatattaatccatttttcaaaaaaaaagttaatacttaattaatcatgcaataaaatGAGCTTCATTTTGCATGCCAGGAGaaggggttcccaacccctcctaCCGAACACAGCCATAGCCACATCCAACTCCGTGTTTTTGAGTTTCAGAAACAGGCTTTACTATTTGTTGTGCAATGTGATCTAAAGCAAAATTCGTCACAGAAGGCAAAGCCCAATAACTAACTGTAATAAACGTTCTCAAATATAAATGCTCTCAAATCAACAACAGTGACAGTCTTACTACTGATTTAGACTGGAAGTTTGGAAGCTAACATTCCGGAAAAGTTTCAGATCAGTAAACTCGGCTAGTAACAATCTTACTGAGTACTGAACTACTGACCATGCTAATGCCACTAAGCAGCACACTACAGGATTTGAATTCAATGCCATGCTACCATAATTCTATTCATCGCATGGTCCTCAACGATCGGAGtagtaatatactccctccgtttcgttttatttgacaccgttgactttttaacacatgtttgaccgttcgtcttattcaaaaacttttgtaaaatatgtaaaactatacgtatgcataaaagtatatgtaacaatgaatcaaatgataggaaaagaattaataattatttaaattttttgaataaaacgagcggtcaaatatgtgctaaaaagtcaacggtgtcaaataaaacgaaacggagggagtactgattTGATCATATTCAGATCAACCCATCAAAATGGGCCAACAAAGCGCAACAATGATCCCAGACAAAACAGatgtttatgaaaaaaaaaaaaaggttctctATACATTGTTCAGTGTTTCTAGTGGTTCACTTAACCAAGAAAATGTACCACAGAACAGAAGAATACCAGGCAACCCTCATGATAACGGCAGATTGACTATCATAACAACAAAGAAGAGGGGGAAAAACAGCCACAATATCAACAAGGCAATGTAGAGCTTTAACCAGACAAACCCAATTAGAGCAAACAATTTCATAAACAAAGTTGCTTTAGTGCAAAATATCTGATACCTGCATTGCAATAGTCGAAGGATCACAAAATTCAACAGACTACCACAGGCGAGAGTGGGCTTGCCACAATTTGTAAAGAAATCAGGggttatctgttttttttttaactgccGAGTACATACAGTACTGTAGTTTTATTGCAGTTCATTAATTAACTGCATAACAAGGAAATCAACAAACAAATGATAAAATGGAAGTACACATTGCCATCTCCCTGCTTCCAATTTTTCCGAAACAGAGTTTAGAATTTGCTGTGTGACCGGAACTAATTCACATCTTTGTCGTGGAAAGCAAAAGTGCAAAACTAAATAACTGACTGAAGAAAATGTTTAAGTCAACAACGCTAACAGTCTTACAACCTTATCCCACCATCGACTGGAAGTTTGGAAGCAAGATAACCTCAAAATATTTCAGACCAGAGAACTCTGAGGCCAGTGCGAAGGTCACAAACTGAACATGTTAATCGCACTAAAGCATAAAACACACTACAGGATTCCAATTCAGTGACAATTAGCATAATTCCATTCATCACATACTCCACAACGTTCAGACTTCAGACTAGTGATTTAGACTAAGACTAACTTCAGACAAATCAATCAAAATGGGCAAACAAAAGCTGCAACAAACTGGTTATCTGAAAAAACAGGGGGTCTTCTGTTCTCTTTATATACATTGTTCGGTTCATTATTCCTAAGGGCACATAGATGCAATCCTCGTGATAAGGGCAGAAACATGTCAATCCAATGCTAAAAGAATTATCATAGCACAAAATTGGATAAAACATTCACAGCATCAACAAAGCAATGTAGATTTCTAAATATAAGATTCCTGCATTGCAGTAGTTGAAGGatcacaaaattcaacaaattgCCACATATTTTGGGCAAGACAAATGCAGCAATTGTTCGACAATTCATCTCCATCAGTGGAAAATTTATGGGATCCAATAATACCATGAAGTGATAATAAGATCTAAAAGGTAATGCAACTGACTAAAGGGAAAGATGATGATTCATTCACCGAGCGCCGCTGAGACCAAGCAGCATCTGGCTGCTGTCGCCGGCCGGGATGTACGAGACATTGGGGGAGCGCGCAAGCTCCCCGGCGATCTCCTTGGCGGCCTCGATCCTCCTGAGCTCGATCAGGCCGgtgcccgcggcggcggtggcctcggAGATGAGGCGCGCGGCCTCGCTCTCCCCCTCGGCGCGGACGATGGCGGCGCGCCTCTCCTGCTCGGCGCGCGCGACGAGGAACCTGGACCGCTCGGCCTCCTGCTGCGCCACCTGCTTCTTCTCGACGGCCTGGGAGAACTCCGGGCCGTAGGCGAGGTGCGTGATGGCGACGTCGTCGAGGACGATGTTGaactcggcggcgcggcggatgaGGGAGTCGCGGACAAGCGCGGAGACGTGGGGGCGCTCGGTGAGGAGCTGGTCGGCGTTGAACTGCGCGACGACGGCCTTGAGCACCTCGTTGCCGATGGAGGGGAGCACCTTCTCGTCGTACTCGAGGCCCAGCGAGGTGAAGATGTCCGGGAGGCGGTCGATGTCGGGGCGCGCGAGGACGCGGAGGGTGAGGCTGACCATCTGCAGGTCCTTGGTCCCAGAGGTGGAGGAGAAGCTGTGCGGGCGGGTGCGGATGTCGAAGATGAAGGGCTTCTGGAGCCAGGGGACGATGAAGTGGGTGCCCTCCGACGAGGTCTCCGGGAGCACGCCGCGGAACCGGTCGAAGATCACGGCGCGCTGCCCGCCGTCCACCGTGTacagcgccgtcgacgccgccgacgccgcgatgcccagcccggccgccgcctgcgccagCTTCGTCagcagcgacgccgccgcctgcccgccgccggccatggatCCCGATGGATGGGGGTTCGCCTGCTTTTCCGGTGGGGGATTGTTTGGGAAAGgggtttgggtttttttttgggggggggggggggggatttggTTGATCTGGTGGGGTTTGGTTTTAAAGCCGTGCACGGGTTTCCGCATTTCTTGGAAGGGAAGAAGAACGAAACTTCCAGTGCGTGGGCGTCGATGGTTGGCAGGTGGCAGGGCACTCGCATTGAGATTCGTGCTCAGGCCTGATGGGCCGTGGGCCTCCTCCGGTCGATGCTTTGTGACGTCCAATTTAAGTCCCTCAAGATATAttccatccgttccaaaatataacaacttttttaccaacattctcttcccaaccaatcacaacatcctcctatttaattctacctacttTATTAACAACAATGTCCAACTCTAAATCTTCTTTTATTATGTAACGGGGGTGGTAAGTTATTTTACACGAGTTCTTATTGTTAAGTAGCTGAGGGATACAAATCATTGAACATTTTCCTCGAGTGAGAACCTCGAGCACTTCTATCGAGACTCACATTCAAGATCATGTTTGtgtctacttcctccatcttaaaatactTATCATTCTAAATAATTTAGTATAGGTCGTGTTTGTAGTCTACCACCGAAGAAGAGGACTCGGGTTCCACCAGCTGAGGGGTTATAGTAGACGGCGACGGGACAATAATGGTGAATCCGTGAATAGGGtggcagcaagcaagcaagaaaaTGGGAGAGGAAGGTGACCGGATTCTCGACCCCTCTAGCTCAATCCTCCAACCGCGTGTCCTCGTGCTTGTAAGTTGTACCTGTCCATCCCCATACATGTACGGGCTTAGCCTGGACGAGGGATGAAGCTCTCACCTTGCATTTCGAGTTAGTGTAGCTCGGAAGGCTATGCGGGTAACCAAATTATTAACGCTATTCGTTTGCACTTGTGCATGCCAATCAGGCTTTATGCAAGTAACCAGACACGTCTTTTAGCCTTTTCTTAGCAAGAGATGGTTGGTTAGGGAGATGGCTAAACTTTGATCAGCTAGGGAAGAGCTAGCTAGCCTGATAAATCCACTGAAcacttatttttaattacttGGTTAGCTATTTTTAGAGATGGCTAGTCTGATACGTACGTAGTATCTAGGTAGGGGCCTCTTACAAATGAATATTGTACTTATCTCCAATTTAAGCAACCAGAGGAATATATATGCTTGTATTCGAGTAGAGTTCTTTCATAGTAGTAGATGCTTAGTTAGGTAATAGTAGATGCTTAACACTAATATTAGAAAATGCCCCCCACGTGAACGTCTAAAATGGGAAATGCCCCGTACGtgaaaacaacaaaacaactcataGTTGATTCATGCTCTCGAGAAAACATTCTCTCGTTATTTACATGGtatctaaatagttatgaaaaaatatagaaaaaatcaaatagatagattaatatgcaGTATAACACTctacaaatatgtagattaaaatttaacttttacaagttgtaaaaaaaattaaaactatgactagttaacgtatatccacaatattttttttgcaacttaTAGAAGCTAAATTTGACCttacatatttgtggagtgatttatcatatattaatttattttattcatgtttttcttatttttttacaatCATTTAGATAACTTACAAACAACAAGATTTATAACAACTCTTGTACTCCACCGAAACAAGAACAATGGTCCCCCA of the Oryza sativa Japonica Group chromosome 2, ASM3414082v1 genome contains:
- the LOC4329777 gene encoding prohibitin-3, mitochondrial yields the protein MAGGGQAAASLLTKLAQAAAGLGIAASAASTALYTVDGGQRAVIFDRFRGVLPETSSEGTHFIVPWLQKPFIFDIRTRPHSFSSTSGTKDLQMVSLTLRVLARPDIDRLPDIFTSLGLEYDEKVLPSIGNEVLKAVVAQFNADQLLTERPHVSALVRDSLIRRAAEFNIVLDDVAITHLAYGPEFSQAVEKKQVAQQEAERSRFLVARAEQERRAAIVRAEGESEAARLISEATAAAGTGLIELRRIEAAKEIAGELARSPNVSYIPAGDSSQMLLGLSGAR